The proteins below are encoded in one region of Alistipes communis:
- a CDS encoding BACON domain-containing protein has protein sequence MKFLKYFCAASLLAASAGTLWSCDDDDDKRLSDAVLASVSSLTFEAQDTSEKIITVYADADWVTEIPDWVTVTPTEGTGVMDVTVSVSENMRDGAMDNPRKAKLVFKGRTLASRAEVLVSQVGNKFRDIPEYQKIGDVIALDDEAAVKIPSALVMAVTNKGFIISDDQQSGAIFVEDTEKVAVGDKVCVWGTKSSDGAKLPIISCAEKSDDPNREGDKVEVLSSGATVTYPTPTDLTEQIDTYTSAERSYVTVTGFFNGSTVSVADDAKYSVSALDIPEEMGLAKLNGHNITVSGYYAGLAEPVHRIIVTTIVDKGAVETVYWTEDFEWLEPWAIAGDNKGKQAGQTVEKDDLDAYCPQLPTSIVDGVSTLQALEAKGYEFLRVWDPSKDEDECIYLQKNYLKFGKTAYQAGIVLSNIEGVPEGEKTTFSFDWCPMRQGSGKIDPVNLIVIVQNGSNQQQFEIPTHGWESGHKLEWIKAEIDLAGITIDKNTKITIKQTQWPAKTANRWFLDNIKITKAE, from the coding sequence ATGAAATTCCTGAAATATTTTTGTGCAGCCTCGCTGCTGGCGGCATCCGCAGGCACGCTGTGGAGCTGCGACGACGATGACGACAAGAGACTCTCGGATGCGGTGCTGGCCAGTGTCAGTTCGCTGACGTTCGAGGCACAGGACACGTCGGAGAAGATCATCACGGTCTACGCCGACGCCGACTGGGTGACGGAGATCCCCGATTGGGTGACCGTCACCCCCACCGAAGGAACCGGCGTCATGGACGTCACGGTTTCGGTCTCCGAGAACATGCGCGACGGCGCAATGGACAATCCCCGCAAAGCGAAACTCGTTTTCAAGGGACGGACGCTCGCCAGCCGTGCCGAGGTGCTCGTCTCGCAGGTCGGCAACAAATTCCGCGACATTCCCGAATATCAGAAGATCGGCGACGTGATCGCACTGGACGACGAGGCCGCCGTGAAGATTCCTTCGGCGCTCGTAATGGCCGTGACGAACAAGGGATTCATCATCAGCGACGACCAGCAGTCGGGAGCCATTTTCGTCGAAGACACCGAGAAGGTGGCAGTGGGCGACAAAGTCTGCGTCTGGGGCACCAAGTCGAGCGACGGCGCCAAACTTCCGATCATCTCCTGCGCGGAAAAATCCGACGATCCGAACAGGGAGGGCGACAAGGTCGAAGTCCTGTCGTCCGGCGCGACGGTGACCTACCCCACCCCGACGGACCTCACCGAACAGATCGACACCTACACCTCGGCCGAACGCAGCTACGTCACCGTGACCGGCTTCTTCAATGGCAGCACCGTCTCCGTCGCCGACGACGCCAAGTATTCGGTGAGTGCCCTGGATATTCCCGAAGAGATGGGTCTGGCCAAACTGAACGGCCACAATATCACCGTATCGGGTTACTACGCCGGTCTGGCCGAGCCCGTACACCGGATCATAGTGACTACGATCGTGGACAAGGGCGCAGTCGAAACCGTCTACTGGACCGAAGATTTCGAATGGCTCGAACCCTGGGCTATCGCAGGCGACAATAAGGGCAAACAGGCCGGTCAAACGGTGGAGAAAGACGACCTCGATGCCTACTGTCCGCAGCTTCCGACCTCGATAGTTGACGGAGTATCGACTTTGCAGGCGCTCGAAGCCAAAGGGTACGAGTTCCTGCGCGTATGGGATCCAAGCAAGGACGAAGACGAATGTATCTATCTTCAGAAGAACTATCTCAAATTCGGCAAAACCGCTTATCAGGCCGGTATCGTTTTGTCGAATATCGAAGGCGTTCCCGAAGGGGAAAAGACAACCTTCTCGTTCGACTGGTGTCCGATGCGACAAGGTAGCGGCAAGATCGATCCGGTCAATCTGATCGTTATCGTGCAGAACGGCAGCAACCAACAGCAATTCGAAATTCCCACCCACGGCTGGGAAAGCGGTCATAAGCTCGAATGGATCAAGGCTGAGATCGATCTGGCGGGCATCACGATCGACAAGAATACGAAAATCACCATCAAGCAAACGCAATGGCCTGCTAAAACAGCGAATCGCTGGTTCCTGGACAACATCAAGATCACCAAGGCCGAATAA
- a CDS encoding RagB/SusD family nutrient uptake outer membrane protein has translation MKRLIILALTLTVGLSACDVLDLEPKDRVTQFDYFKTANDLELFSNPFYNNLLDKEPFDEQSDLLVQNTLSAILFGGSHRTVPESGGGWSWTDLRRMNTLLEYADMCEDKEAVTKYTAVTRFFRAFFYFEKVKRFGDVPWYDIQLGSADELLYKPRDSRELILTKMLEDIDYAINSGGLTESAADPYHVNKWAALALKAQFCLYEGTYRKYHNLNLDGHDANYYLDLAAKAALEIIEKGPYKLYQTGHPEKDYLTLFAQKDASPEEYILAIKFDYAIGARHNASAYTLLPTQGRPGLTRKFINTYLMDNGTAFTDKPGWQEMQFIEETDGRDPRLAQSIRTPGYTRIGQTKVEGPMFDVTVTGYQPVKFVQDPTSNSNNNDRVDSSDCDMPVYRFGEVLLIYAEAKAELGTLTQDDLTISINKLRSRAGMPDLDMAKANSNPDWYLSSAEYGYPNVTGANKGVILEIRRERTIELLQEGHRFEDLVRWKAGTCIDQAITGMYFPGPGEYDLTGDGKADLILYAKGSAKPSADEGVYVYELGTDIFLSEDTKGYMAFHKDVERTKFNEGRDYLYPIPSGERSLNKNLTQNPGWNDGLGF, from the coding sequence ATGAAACGATTAATCATATTGGCCCTTACGCTGACCGTAGGATTGTCGGCCTGCGACGTACTCGATCTGGAGCCTAAAGACCGCGTCACGCAGTTCGACTACTTCAAGACCGCCAATGATCTCGAACTGTTCTCCAACCCGTTCTACAACAACCTGCTGGACAAGGAACCCTTCGACGAACAGAGCGATCTGCTCGTCCAGAACACCCTCTCCGCCATTCTCTTCGGCGGCAGTCATCGCACCGTGCCCGAATCGGGCGGAGGATGGTCGTGGACGGATCTGCGCCGCATGAATACCTTGTTGGAATACGCCGACATGTGCGAAGACAAGGAGGCCGTCACCAAGTACACCGCCGTGACGCGCTTCTTCCGCGCCTTTTTCTATTTCGAAAAGGTAAAGCGTTTCGGCGACGTACCCTGGTACGACATCCAGCTCGGTTCAGCCGACGAGTTGCTCTACAAGCCCCGCGACTCGCGCGAACTGATCCTGACCAAGATGCTCGAAGACATCGACTACGCCATCAACAGCGGCGGCCTGACCGAATCGGCTGCCGACCCGTACCACGTCAACAAGTGGGCGGCACTGGCGCTCAAAGCGCAGTTCTGCCTCTACGAGGGAACCTACCGCAAATACCACAACCTCAACCTCGACGGCCACGATGCGAACTACTACCTCGATCTGGCTGCCAAGGCCGCCCTCGAAATCATCGAAAAGGGCCCCTACAAGCTCTATCAGACCGGACACCCCGAAAAGGACTACCTGACGCTCTTCGCCCAGAAGGACGCCAGTCCCGAAGAGTACATTCTGGCTATCAAGTTCGACTACGCGATCGGCGCGCGCCACAACGCATCGGCCTATACGCTGCTGCCGACGCAGGGACGGCCGGGCCTCACCCGCAAGTTCATCAATACCTATCTGATGGACAACGGCACGGCCTTCACCGACAAACCCGGCTGGCAGGAGATGCAGTTCATCGAAGAGACGGACGGCCGCGACCCGCGTCTGGCGCAGAGCATCCGCACTCCGGGCTATACGCGAATCGGACAGACCAAAGTCGAAGGGCCCATGTTCGACGTCACCGTCACCGGCTACCAGCCCGTCAAGTTCGTACAGGACCCCACGTCCAACAGCAACAACAACGACCGTGTGGACTCTTCGGACTGCGATATGCCCGTCTACCGCTTCGGCGAAGTGCTGTTGATCTATGCCGAAGCCAAGGCCGAACTGGGCACGCTCACGCAGGACGACCTCACGATCTCCATCAATAAGCTCAGAAGCCGCGCGGGCATGCCCGACCTCGACATGGCCAAAGCCAACAGCAACCCCGACTGGTATCTCTCCTCGGCCGAGTACGGCTATCCCAACGTGACGGGAGCCAACAAGGGCGTGATTCTCGAAATCCGCCGCGAGCGTACGATCGAGCTGCTGCAAGAGGGACATCGTTTCGAAGATCTCGTCCGCTGGAAGGCCGGTACCTGCATCGATCAGGCGATCACCGGCATGTATTTCCCCGGCCCGGGCGAGTACGACCTTACGGGCGACGGCAAGGCCGACCTGATACTTTACGCCAAAGGGTCGGCCAAACCCTCGGCCGACGAAGGCGTCTATGTCTACGAACTGGGCACGGATATCTTCCTTTCGGAGGACACCAAGGGATACATGGCCTTCCATAAGGATGTCGAGCGTACCAAATTCAACGAGGGAAGGGACTATCTCTATCCGATCCCCAGCGGCGAACGTTCGCTCAACAAGAACCTCACGCAGAACCCCGGCTGGAACGACGGTCTCGGTTTCTAA
- a CDS encoding SusC/RagA family TonB-linked outer membrane protein has product MKVFRLSVLSLVLTVSGGILALAAQNRTVSGKVLDAQQQPIVGVAVLVDGTTRGTTTSENGSFTLDIPAGEVVLNATYLGYIPQKVTVPSSKSEVTIYLQEDAIQLEEAVVIGYGTQKRVNLTGAVSTVSSKELENRVTHSVTNMLQGSVAGLNITTSSGKPGSTPSINIRGVNSVNSADPLVLIDGVVGDLNRVNPNDVESISVIKDASAAAVYGARAAFGVILVTTKSGSAKDGKATVRYSGRFGWEEATTSTDYENRGYWSVYEVNRFWQVENGGAKYINYTDHDMQQLLARVNDKTEHPDRPWVVEDVRNGRKQWVYYGNYDWWDMLFREKRPVQQHSVSLSGGTKDIKYLVSGAYDRQAGMQRAFPDIYNKYNLRSKIDFRINKWATFSNNTSFFSSNYNSQGDSGIDNTLRYGSVHALACYPMQNPDGSWLYSSPYQNYKVANGRHIMLNEGTHRNVDRRSDFSNTSRLVITPFKTLSITADFTYRLYQERNTSRSSPLSYREYPDGPMLEYNTGAGLNRLDEEVNTRNYYSTNVFANYDETFGGVHHLSGTFGMNYETWASKNISVGAEQLSSVDLDDLNLATKVGSEDAYGGGQNEYALLGFFGRINYDYKGRYLVEVSGRYDGTSRFEKNSRWGWFPSASVGWRISEEPFFGRAKNVVDNLKLRASFGSLGNQIITNNGSQVYYTYLRLITNHDFASFTFGDGSVGKYSSLGAPVASDLTWETAQQWDLGLDVSMLGNRFNLTADVYLRDTKDMLTEGIALPGVYGADSPNMNSADLRTKGYELTVNWRDQFQLAGKPFEYSIGFNISDYKSVITKYDNPERSFAKDYYEGMEIGEIWGFVTDGFFKTDEEAKAYAKEVDLSYSSGRLTGGWLAGDLKFVDLDGDGIWGIGGDTVDNPGDRKILGNSRPTFSYGINASIRWMGFDASVFFQGTGNHYWYPNGQTMNFWGCYSASYLSFMPIDFHGKVWSEDNPDAYFPRPRAYSATGGYLAKVNDHYLQNIRYLRLKNLTVGYTIPVSLTKKAGIDQIRVYFSGENLAYWSPLKKNTKYVDPEAAINRSSHAEFNRVYYPWPKTFMFGIDVTF; this is encoded by the coding sequence ATGAAAGTATTCAGACTATCGGTTCTGTCTCTGGTTCTGACCGTGTCGGGAGGTATCCTGGCCCTGGCCGCCCAGAATAGAACGGTATCGGGAAAAGTCCTCGATGCCCAGCAACAGCCGATCGTGGGAGTAGCCGTTCTGGTCGACGGAACGACCCGGGGTACTACGACCTCCGAAAACGGCAGCTTCACGCTCGACATTCCCGCCGGCGAAGTCGTCCTGAACGCCACCTATCTGGGCTACATCCCCCAGAAAGTGACGGTGCCCTCGTCGAAGAGCGAAGTCACGATCTACCTCCAGGAGGACGCCATCCAGCTCGAAGAGGCAGTCGTCATCGGTTACGGTACGCAGAAGCGCGTCAACCTGACGGGCGCCGTCTCGACGGTGAGCAGCAAGGAACTCGAAAACCGCGTCACCCATTCGGTGACCAACATGTTGCAGGGTTCCGTAGCGGGCCTGAACATCACCACGTCGTCGGGTAAACCCGGCAGCACGCCCTCGATCAACATCCGCGGCGTGAACTCGGTCAACTCGGCCGACCCGCTCGTGCTGATCGACGGAGTCGTGGGCGACCTGAACCGCGTCAACCCCAACGACGTCGAGTCGATTTCGGTCATCAAGGACGCATCGGCCGCCGCCGTCTACGGCGCCCGCGCCGCATTCGGCGTCATCCTCGTGACGACCAAGTCGGGGTCGGCCAAGGACGGCAAGGCGACCGTGCGTTACAGCGGCCGCTTCGGCTGGGAGGAAGCTACGACCTCGACCGATTACGAAAACCGCGGCTACTGGTCGGTTTACGAAGTCAACCGCTTCTGGCAGGTCGAGAACGGCGGCGCCAAGTACATCAACTACACCGACCACGACATGCAGCAGTTGCTGGCACGCGTGAACGACAAAACCGAGCATCCCGACCGCCCGTGGGTCGTCGAAGATGTGCGCAACGGCCGCAAGCAGTGGGTCTATTACGGTAACTACGACTGGTGGGACATGCTTTTCCGCGAGAAGCGCCCCGTTCAGCAACACAGCGTCTCGCTGAGCGGCGGAACGAAAGACATCAAGTACCTCGTTTCGGGCGCCTACGACCGTCAGGCCGGTATGCAACGGGCTTTCCCCGACATCTACAACAAGTACAACCTGCGTTCGAAGATCGATTTCCGGATCAACAAGTGGGCGACGTTCTCGAACAATACGTCGTTCTTCAGCTCGAACTACAACTCGCAGGGCGACAGCGGCATCGACAATACGCTCCGCTACGGCTCCGTCCACGCGCTGGCCTGCTATCCGATGCAAAACCCCGACGGGTCGTGGCTTTACAGTTCGCCCTATCAGAACTACAAGGTCGCCAACGGCCGCCATATCATGCTCAACGAGGGCACGCACCGCAACGTCGATCGCCGGAGCGACTTCTCGAACACTTCCCGATTGGTCATCACACCTTTCAAGACACTGAGCATTACGGCCGACTTCACCTACCGCCTCTATCAGGAACGCAACACGAGCAGAAGTTCGCCGCTCTCTTATCGTGAATATCCCGACGGCCCCATGCTGGAATACAACACCGGCGCCGGCCTGAACCGGCTCGACGAAGAGGTCAATACACGCAACTACTACTCGACCAACGTCTTCGCCAACTACGACGAAACTTTCGGCGGCGTGCATCACCTCTCGGGAACGTTCGGCATGAACTACGAGACATGGGCCAGCAAGAACATCTCCGTCGGGGCCGAGCAACTCTCCTCCGTGGATCTGGACGACCTGAATCTCGCCACCAAGGTCGGTTCCGAAGACGCCTACGGCGGCGGCCAGAACGAATACGCCTTGCTGGGCTTCTTCGGCCGTATCAACTACGACTATAAGGGCCGCTATCTCGTCGAAGTGAGCGGCCGTTACGACGGAACGTCGCGTTTCGAAAAGAACAGTCGCTGGGGCTGGTTCCCCTCGGCATCGGTGGGTTGGCGCATCTCGGAAGAGCCCTTCTTCGGCCGTGCGAAGAACGTGGTCGACAACCTCAAACTGCGTGCCTCGTTCGGTTCGCTGGGCAACCAGATCATAACGAATAACGGTAGTCAAGTTTACTACACTTACCTGCGACTGATTACGAACCACGATTTCGCCAGCTTCACCTTCGGCGACGGCAGCGTGGGCAAATACTCCTCGCTGGGCGCGCCGGTGGCTTCCGACCTGACGTGGGAGACCGCACAGCAGTGGGACCTGGGTCTCGACGTATCGATGCTGGGCAACCGGTTCAACCTGACGGCTGACGTCTACCTCCGCGACACGAAAGACATGCTGACCGAAGGTATCGCACTGCCCGGCGTCTACGGAGCCGATTCGCCTAACATGAACTCCGCCGACCTGCGCACCAAAGGATACGAGCTCACCGTCAACTGGCGCGACCAGTTCCAGTTGGCCGGCAAACCGTTCGAGTACAGCATCGGATTCAACATCAGCGACTACAAGAGCGTCATCACCAAATACGACAACCCCGAACGTTCGTTCGCCAAGGACTATTACGAGGGCATGGAGATCGGCGAAATCTGGGGCTTCGTCACCGACGGATTCTTCAAGACCGACGAGGAGGCCAAAGCCTACGCCAAGGAGGTCGACCTGAGTTACAGCAGCGGCCGACTGACCGGAGGCTGGCTGGCCGGCGACCTGAAATTCGTCGATCTGGACGGCGACGGCATTTGGGGCATCGGCGGCGACACCGTCGACAATCCGGGCGACCGCAAGATCCTGGGCAACTCGCGTCCGACATTCTCCTACGGCATTAACGCCAGCATCCGCTGGATGGGCTTCGACGCTTCGGTCTTCTTCCAGGGTACGGGCAACCACTATTGGTACCCCAACGGACAGACGATGAACTTCTGGGGCTGCTACTCCGCCTCCTACCTCTCCTTTATGCCGATCGATTTCCACGGCAAGGTATGGTCGGAAGACAATCCCGACGCCTATTTCCCGCGTCCGCGCGCCTACTCCGCAACGGGCGGTTATCTGGCCAAGGTCAACGACCACTATCTGCAAAACATCCGTTACCTGCGCCTGAAAAACCTGACCGTGGGCTACACCATCCCCGTGAGCCTCACGAAAAAGGCCGGCATCGACCAGATCCGCGTCTACTTCTCGGGCGAGAATCTCGCCTACTGGTCGCCGCTCAAAAAGAACACCAAATACGTCGACCCGGAAGCAGCTATCAACCGTTCGAGCCATGCCGAGTTCAACCGCGTCTACTATCCGTGGCCCAAGACCTTCATGTTCGGCATCGATGTCACTTTCTAA
- a CDS encoding calcineurin-like phosphoesterase C-terminal domain-containing protein, whose product MKDTIKYLVWIFAIVPFLIACGDSNTDDAPTDDFDVRFELPATVDVAKGGELTFTVKEGKSPLTTDSFLLEGGGISYLCPILRTSSESFTVRLADECESGSYTAYLKRDARKKSIGKIYINIVDKIDFEPSAGTTVFGLVSSEEGPVANVVVSDGTEVTVTDDKGIYELKSAKKWGYVFISVPSGYEVAAEGVFPQFYQTLKGAADVVEQKDFKLTKVDGQDRYKLFLLGDMHLANRTNDAAQFTQFTTDLNAYMAQHSGQKMYALTLGDMTWDLYWYKNNYALPQYRETINRQVKNLQIYHTMGNHDNDFMTTSDYDAAVKYVDCIGPTFYSFNIGQVHYVVMDNIDCSAYDGTDSRNYVKKLSNEQLKWLAKDLAYVDKSTPLIVAMHAQIYKPTSTGFAFDHDSANTEALLAALDGYEVHFVTGHTHKVYNITPDDDVVKGRDIHEHNSGAICASWWWSGNLTPGVHVSIDGAPGGYAIWDIDGTDFAWLYKSTGWPEEYQFRSYDLNNVSFSMDDVPNIPSNVLIQLAYKKYVNAYPENSDNEVLIKIWNWNSNWELSVVDERGKTLEYTPVWAYDPLHIAALSVPRFNNSGITSTPSFVTESATNFFKVKADDADVDLTITVKDEFGHTWTEEMQRPKAFSTDAYKLR is encoded by the coding sequence ATGAAAGACACGATCAAGTACTTAGTATGGATCTTCGCCATCGTCCCGTTCCTGATCGCCTGCGGCGACTCGAACACCGACGACGCCCCGACGGACGACTTCGACGTGCGGTTCGAACTGCCTGCAACGGTCGACGTCGCCAAAGGCGGAGAACTGACCTTCACGGTAAAGGAGGGGAAATCCCCGCTGACTACCGATTCGTTCCTCTTGGAGGGGGGGGGAATTTCCTACCTCTGCCCCATCCTCAGAACATCTTCTGAGAGTTTTACCGTCCGCTTAGCCGACGAGTGCGAATCCGGTTCCTACACAGCCTACCTCAAACGGGACGCACGCAAGAAATCGATCGGCAAAATCTACATCAACATCGTCGACAAGATCGACTTTGAACCGAGCGCCGGCACCACGGTCTTCGGTCTGGTATCTTCGGAGGAAGGTCCCGTCGCGAACGTCGTGGTATCCGACGGCACCGAAGTGACCGTCACCGACGACAAGGGCATCTACGAACTCAAATCGGCCAAGAAGTGGGGCTATGTCTTCATCTCCGTCCCCAGCGGCTACGAAGTAGCGGCGGAGGGCGTGTTCCCGCAGTTCTACCAAACGCTGAAAGGAGCAGCCGACGTCGTGGAACAGAAGGACTTCAAACTCACGAAGGTCGACGGACAGGATCGCTACAAGCTCTTCCTGCTGGGCGACATGCACCTGGCCAACCGCACCAACGACGCCGCCCAATTCACCCAGTTCACCACCGATCTGAACGCCTACATGGCCCAGCACAGCGGCCAGAAGATGTACGCCCTCACGCTGGGCGACATGACGTGGGACCTCTACTGGTACAAAAACAACTATGCGCTGCCCCAGTACCGGGAGACGATCAACCGCCAGGTCAAGAACCTGCAAATCTACCACACCATGGGCAACCACGACAACGACTTCATGACCACGTCCGACTACGACGCGGCCGTCAAGTACGTGGACTGCATCGGCCCGACCTTCTACTCGTTCAACATCGGTCAGGTGCACTACGTCGTCATGGACAATATCGATTGCAGCGCATACGACGGAACCGACTCGCGCAACTACGTCAAGAAGCTCTCCAACGAACAATTGAAGTGGCTCGCCAAGGATCTGGCGTACGTCGACAAGTCGACGCCTCTGATCGTGGCCATGCATGCGCAAATATACAAGCCCACGAGCACGGGCTTCGCCTTCGACCACGACTCGGCCAACACCGAGGCGCTGCTCGCGGCGCTGGACGGCTACGAAGTCCATTTCGTGACGGGACACACGCACAAGGTCTACAACATCACCCCCGACGACGACGTGGTGAAGGGACGCGATATCCACGAACACAACTCCGGCGCGATCTGCGCATCGTGGTGGTGGTCGGGCAACCTGACTCCCGGCGTCCACGTCAGCATCGACGGCGCCCCGGGCGGCTACGCGATCTGGGATATAGACGGAACCGATTTCGCATGGCTCTACAAATCCACCGGCTGGCCCGAGGAGTACCAGTTCCGCAGCTACGACCTCAACAACGTATCGTTCTCGATGGACGACGTCCCCAACATTCCCTCGAACGTACTGATCCAGCTCGCCTACAAGAAATACGTCAACGCCTACCCCGAAAACTCGGACAACGAAGTGCTCATCAAGATATGGAACTGGAACAGCAACTGGGAGCTGAGCGTCGTCGACGAGCGGGGCAAGACGCTCGAATACACGCCGGTATGGGCATACGATCCGCTCCATATCGCAGCGCTCTCCGTGCCGCGCTTCAACAATTCCGGCATCACCTCCACGCCCTCGTTCGTCACGGAATCGGCCACCAACTTCTTCAAGGTGAAGGCCGACGACGCCGACGTCGACCTGACGATCACCGTCAAGGACGAATTCGGGCACACGTGGACCGAGGAGATGCAGCGCCCGAAAGCCTTCTCGACGGATGCCTACAAACTCAGATGA
- a CDS encoding DUF3440 domain-containing protein: MNVYERTQRRLKTVFEAFDNVYVSFSGGKDSGVLLNLCIDYIRRYGLKRRIGVFHMDYEIQYRDTLSYVDRMLASNPDILDVYRVCVPFKVPTCASMFQRYWRPWEEGKRELWVRAMPAGSYTRGSFPFFSEEMWDYEFQNRFAEWLHRRCGATRTCCLIGIRTQESFNRWRTIYSDRNHHRFEGRRWIRQWADAGICNAYPIYDWLTTDVWTANGRFGWPYNRLYDLFHRAGVPLDTQRVASPFISQALSSLHLYKAIDPDMWGRMIGRVNGVNFAALYGRTSALGWQSARLPKGLTWERYMHFLLATLPAETRRNYLEKLSVSIRFWREKGGCLAETTIAKLRKAGVPIEVGGRSGYRTDKRQVRMEYLDDLDISEFSQLPTFKRICICILKNDHACKYMGFSPNKSERLRRKKIMEKYEALLRI; encoded by the coding sequence ATGAACGTCTACGAGCGGACACAACGGCGGCTGAAAACCGTTTTCGAGGCCTTCGACAACGTCTACGTCTCCTTCTCCGGAGGCAAGGACAGCGGCGTGCTGCTCAATCTCTGCATCGACTACATCCGGCGGTACGGGTTGAAACGCCGCATCGGCGTATTTCACATGGATTACGAGATCCAGTACCGCGACACGCTCTCTTACGTGGACCGGATGCTGGCGTCGAATCCCGACATCCTCGACGTCTATCGGGTCTGCGTCCCGTTCAAGGTGCCCACCTGCGCCTCCATGTTCCAGCGTTACTGGCGCCCGTGGGAGGAGGGCAAGCGGGAGTTGTGGGTTCGCGCGATGCCGGCCGGAAGTTACACGCGCGGCAGTTTCCCTTTTTTCAGCGAGGAGATGTGGGACTACGAGTTCCAGAACCGGTTCGCCGAGTGGCTGCACCGGCGGTGCGGCGCGACGCGTACCTGCTGCCTGATCGGCATTCGCACGCAGGAGAGTTTCAACCGCTGGCGCACGATATACAGCGACCGCAACCACCACCGTTTCGAGGGGCGGCGCTGGATACGCCAATGGGCCGACGCGGGAATATGCAACGCCTATCCGATCTACGACTGGCTGACGACCGACGTGTGGACGGCCAACGGACGGTTCGGGTGGCCCTATAACCGGTTGTACGACCTCTTCCACCGTGCCGGCGTACCGCTGGACACCCAGCGCGTGGCCAGCCCCTTCATTTCGCAGGCGTTGTCGAGCCTGCACCTCTACAAGGCGATCGACCCCGACATGTGGGGGCGTATGATCGGGCGGGTCAACGGCGTCAATTTCGCGGCGTTGTACGGACGGACGTCGGCGCTCGGCTGGCAGTCCGCACGCCTGCCGAAGGGGCTGACGTGGGAGCGTTACATGCACTTCCTGCTCGCCACGCTTCCCGCCGAGACCCGCCGGAACTATCTGGAAAAGCTCTCCGTAAGCATCCGTTTCTGGCGCGAGAAGGGCGGATGCCTCGCCGAGACGACCATCGCCAAACTGCGCAAGGCCGGCGTTCCGATCGAGGTCGGCGGCCGAAGCGGTTACCGCACCGACAAGCGGCAGGTGCGCATGGAGTATCTCGACGATCTGGATATTTCCGAGTTCAGCCAGTTGCCGACCTTCAAGCGTATCTGCATCTGCATCCTCAAAAACGACCACGCCTGCAAATATATGGGATTCTCGCCCAACAAGAGCGAGAGGCTGCGCCGCAAGAAAATCATGGAGAAATATGAAGCGTTGTTACGAATCTGA
- a CDS encoding IbrB-like domain-containing protein encodes MKRCYESEPDGEYRSPVYGVRAVPVEKVVANSYNPNVVAPPEMRLLELSIWEDGYTMPCVCYYDAANDRYELVDGYHRYLVLKTSKRIYERERGLLPVAVIDKDLSDRMASTIRHNRARGTHNIELMSEIVAELTRAQMSDQWIMRHIGMDRDELLRLKQITGLAALFADREFSLGDADEEAVGETAEALLQP; translated from the coding sequence ATGAAGCGTTGTTACGAATCTGAACCGGACGGGGAGTACCGGAGTCCGGTCTACGGCGTCCGGGCCGTTCCGGTGGAGAAGGTCGTGGCGAACAGCTACAACCCCAACGTCGTCGCGCCGCCCGAAATGCGGCTGCTGGAACTGTCGATCTGGGAGGACGGCTATACGATGCCGTGCGTCTGCTACTACGATGCGGCGAACGACCGCTACGAACTCGTGGACGGCTACCATCGTTACCTGGTGCTCAAAACCTCGAAGCGCATCTACGAGCGCGAACGGGGACTGCTGCCCGTGGCCGTGATCGACAAGGATCTGTCCGACCGCATGGCGTCGACCATTCGCCACAATCGGGCGCGCGGCACGCACAACATCGAGCTGATGAGCGAGATCGTCGCCGAACTGACGCGGGCGCAGATGTCCGACCAGTGGATCATGCGCCATATCGGGATGGACCGCGACGAACTGCTGCGGCTCAAACAGATCACGGGGCTGGCCGCACTCTTCGCCGACAGAGAGTTCAGCCTCGGCGATGCCGACGAAGAGGCGGTCGGGGAGACGGCCGAAGCGCTCCTCCAACCGTGA